Proteins co-encoded in one Arachis hypogaea cultivar Tifrunner chromosome 13, arahy.Tifrunner.gnm2.J5K5, whole genome shotgun sequence genomic window:
- the LOC112736915 gene encoding leucine-rich repeat receptor-like kinase protein HAR1: MRTSLCCSIILLSFVFIWLNNVTVTVLGSSFSDLDTLLKLKEAMKGSKAKPDALQDWKFSTSISAHCSFSGVTCDRQNLRVVALNVSFVPLFGSIPPEIGLLDKLESLTLSSDNLTKELPMELANLTSLKLLNISHNLFSGRFPGDITVAMTELETLDIYDNSFNGALPEEFVRLEKLRCLNLSGNYFSGEIPESYSEFESLEILNLATNSLTGKIPRSLVKLKKLKRLSLGYENSYSDVVPTEFGSFESLQLLDLSSCNLSGEIPPTLGALTHLHSLFLQMNNLTGTIPSQLSTMISLKSLDLSYNELTGEFPLTFSKLTNLTLINFFHNKLRGNIPSFVGDLPNLETFQVWGNNFSNVLPPNLGHNARFLYFDVTNNHFTGELPRDLCKSGRLRTFLATGNFFYGTIPEGIGGCVSLEKIRISDNFLQGQVPPGIFKLPAVQIIEMANNRFNGNLPSDISGDSLSILTLSTNNFAGRIPLELKNLQKLQTLALDANQFVGEIPGEVFDLPALIKVNLSGNNLTGEIPESVIRCGSLTAVDFSRNMLTGEIPKGIKSLRVLSILNLSGNHITGTVPDEIRFMTSLNTLDLSNNNFIGRVPTGGQFVAFNDKSFAGNPNLCSPHQPYCPSSVNTASGKSHNPLSSKSTKVVIIVIAISTAVLLAMVTVYIMRKRKHQKEMSWKLTAFQSTLKMKAEEVVECLKEENIIGKGGAGIVYRGTTPKGTEVAIKRLVGQGSGRNDYGFKAEIETLGKIRHRNIMRLLGYVSNKDTNLLLYEYMPNGSLGEWLHGAKGGHLTWEMRYRIAVEAAKGLCYLHHDCSPLIIHRDVKSNNILLDENFEAHVADFGLAKFLQDPGASQSMSSIAGSYGYIAPEYAYTLKVDEKSDVYSFGVVLLELIVGRKPVGEFGDGVDIVGWVNKTMSELSQPSDAASVLAVVDPRLNGYPLGSVIHMFNIAMMCVREIGHARPTMREVVHMLTNPPQSTTHHNLINL, encoded by the exons ATGAGAACCTCATTGTGTTGTAGCATTATTCTATTGAGTTTCGTCTTCATTTGGCTGAATAATGTAACAGTAACAGTGTTAGGATCTTCCTTCAGCGACCTCGACACGTTGTTGAAGCTCAAGGAAGCCATGAAAGGATCAAAAGCCAAACCCGACGCGCTTCAAGATTGGAAATTCTCAACCTCTATCTCCGCTCACTGTTCATTCTCCGGCGTCACCTGCGACCGCCAGAACCTCCGCGTGGTGGCTCTTAACGTCTCCTTTGTTCCCCTTTTCGGCAGCATTCCGCCGGAGATAGGCCTCTTGGACAAGCTCGAGAGCCTTACCCTCTCATCGGACAATCTCACCAAGGAGCTTCCCATGGAGCTCGCCAATCTCACCTCCCTCAAGCTCCTCAACATCTCGCACAACCTTTTCTCTGGTCGCTTCCCCGGCGATATCACCGTGGCCATGACAGAACTCGAAACGCTGGACATCTACGACAACAGTTTCAACGGAGCCTTACCAGAGGAGTTCGTGAGACTGGAGAAGCTCCGGTGCCTCAACCTCTCTGGAAACTATTTCTCCGGCGAGATTCCTGAGAGTTACTCTGAGTTCGAAAGCTTGGAGATTCTGAACCTCGCCACAAACAGCTTAACCGGCAAGATTCCAAGAAGTTtggtgaaattgaagaagctgaaAAGACTATCCCTCGGGTATGAGAATTCCTACTCAGATGTAGTACCTACAGAATTCGGTTCGTTCGAGTCGTTGCAACTGCTTGATTTGTCCAGCTGTAACTTGAGCGGTGAGATTCCTCCCACGCTCGGCGCGTTAACTCACTTGCACAGTCTCTTCCTTCAAATGAACAACCTTACCGGAACCATTCCTTCACAACTCTCCACTATGATAAGCCTCAAGTCGTTGGATCTCTCCTACAACGAGTTAACGGGCGAGTTTCCGTTGACATTCTCCAAGCTCACCAATCTCACGCTAATCAATTTCTTCCATAACAAACTCCGAGGCAACATCCCTTCCTTCGTTGGGGACCTCCCGAACCTGGAGACGTTTCAGGTTTGGGGTAACAACTTCTCCAACGTGCTTCCACCCAACCTTGGCCACAACGCCAGATTCTTATACTTCGACGTCACTAATAACCACTTCACTGGAGAGCTCCCTAGGGACCTGTGCAAATCCGGCAGGTTGAGAACGTTCTTAGCCACCGGTAACTTCTTCTACGGCACCATTCCTGAAGGAATAGGAGGTTGCGTTTCGTTGGAGAAGATAAGAATTAGTGATAACTTCCTCCAAGGCCAGGTTCCTCCTGGGATCTTTAAATTGCCAGCTGTCCAGATCATCGAGATGGCGAATAACCGTTTTAACGGAAATCTTCCTTCTGATATTTCCGGGGATTCCCTCAGCATCCTAACCCTCTCCACTAACAACTTCGCCGGCAGGATCCCGCTGGAGCTCAAGAATCTCCAGAAACTGCAGACGCTTGCGCTCGACGCGAACCAGTTCGTTGGAGAGATTCCAGGGGAGGTTTTTGACTTGCCGGCGTTGATCAAGGTCAACTTGAGCGGCAACAACCTCACCGGTGAGATTCCGGAGTCGGTGATTCGCTGTGGTTCTCTGACGGCGGTTGATTTTAGCCGGAACATGCTCACCGGAGAAATTCCCAAGGGGATAAAAAGCCTCAGAGTTCTAAGCATCTTGAACCTCTCGGGAAACCACATCACCGGAACTGTCCCCGACGAGATTCGCTTCATGACGAGCCTCAACACGCTGGATCTCTCCAACAACAACTTCATTGGAAGAGTCCCCACGGGTGGCCAGTTCGTGGCCTTCAACGACAAGTCGTTTGCAGGGAACCCTAACCTCTGCTCCCCGCACCAGCCGTATTGTCCTTCCTCCGTCAACACTGCCTCTGGAAAAAGCCACAATCCTCTGAGTTCAAAATCAACTAAGGTAGTTATAATCGTGATCGCGATCTCCACGGCGGTGCTCCTGGCTATGGTGACGGTATACATTATGAGGAAGAGGAAGCACCAGAAAGAAATGTCGTGGAAGCTGACGGCGTTCCAGTCAACGCTGAAAATGAAGGCAGAGGAGGTGGTGGAATGCTTGAAGGAAGAGAACATCATTGGAAAAGGAGGAGCAGGAATCGTGTACCGCGGGACAACGCCGAAGGGAACGGAGGTAGCAATCAAGAGACTTGTGgggcaaggaagtggaagaaacGATTACGGTTTCAAGGCGGAGATAGAGACGTTAGGGAAGATAAGGCACAGGAACATAATGAGGCTCTTGGGGTATGTGTCAAATAAGGACACGAACCTGTTGCTGTATGAGTACATGCCAAATGGAAGCTTGGGGGAGTGGCTGCATGGTGCGAAGGGAGGGCACCTCACGTGGGAAATGAGGTACCGCATTGCGGTGGAGGCTGCCAAGGGGCTCTGCTACTTGCACCATGATTGCTCCCCCTTGATCATTCACAGGGATGTTAAGTCCAATAATATCTTGCTTGATGAGAACTTTGAGGCACACGTGGCTGATTTTGGGCTCGCCAAGTTCTTGCAGGACCCTGGAGCGTCTCAGTCCATGTCCTCCATTGCTGGCTCCTACGGCTACATTGCTCCAG AGTACGCTTACACGCTGAAAGTGGACGAGAAGAGCGACGTATACAGCTTTGGAGTAGTGCTGTTGGAGCTGATCGTAGGAAGGAAGCCAGTGGGTGAGTTCGGAGATGGTGTTGACATCGTTGGATGGGTCAACAAGACCATGTCGGAGCTGTCTCAGCCGTCTGATGCGGCTTCCGTGCTGGCAGTGGTGGACCCCAGGCTCAATGGGTATCCATTGGGCAGCGTCATCCACATGTTCAACATAGCTATGATGTGTGTTAGAGAAATTGGCCATGCTAGGCCTACCATGAGGGAAGTTGTTCATATGCTCACTAATCCACCTCAATCTACTACCCATCATAACCTAATTAATCTCTAG